A stretch of Candidatus Symbiobacter mobilis CR DNA encodes these proteins:
- a CDS encoding P-II family nitrogen regulator, producing the protein MKIITAIIKPFKLEEVRRALSDCGVTGMTVTEVKGFGRQKGHTELYRGAEYVVDYLPKVKIDVVVADENLDRCIDAILQTARTGKIGDGKIFVTPVDRVIRIRTGEEDNAVV; encoded by the coding sequence ATGAAAATCATCACCGCCATCATCAAGCCATTCAAGCTAGAAGAAGTACGCAGGGCCTTGTCCGATTGCGGCGTGACCGGGATGACCGTCACGGAAGTCAAAGGCTTTGGCCGCCAGAAAGGCCATACGGAGCTGTACCGGGGTGCCGAATACGTGGTGGACTATCTACCCAAGGTCAAAATCGACGTCGTCGTTGCCGATGAGAACCTTGATCGCTGCATTGATGCCATCCTGCAAACCGCCAGAACCGGCAAGATCGGGGACGGCAAGATCTTCGTCACACCGGTAGATCGCGTGATCCGCATCCGTACCGGTGAAGAAGACAACGCGGTGGTGTGA
- a CDS encoding alginate O-acetyltransferase AlgX-related protein, with the protein MHTFSFRSILRTDLAALAFCGVVLVLCALMLPGAQAAPAHASPVVIGKDGWLFTPYEFATEADKVDTEASLSMLQKAHALFAQRGIAMVLVLIPHKIRVYAHHLPDDKPLDAYTAQKYDYAVQTLRAGGVPVVDLHKPFLTSPLRDSDTLLFFKTDTHWTPTGAMLAAERVRATFDADPALRAALAATPPAPFLLHRDAKPRASRTRDLARLLPAGTTAPPIERILYYRVEREGGAGTANADPLAAASTVAITAIGSSFTFSGTGYPDALRYTLQRDVLDISLPTDQGPWYGMDQYLRDASFRETPPKIILWEIPERELRSPPNYPFRDPRYIVDNAKWLESLTELLRPQGAAVR; encoded by the coding sequence ATGCACACTTTTTCCTTTCGTTCCATCCTCCGTACTGACCTTGCTGCGCTTGCGTTCTGTGGAGTTGTCTTGGTGCTGTGCGCACTCATGCTGCCTGGTGCGCAGGCTGCCCCTGCCCACGCCAGTCCCGTTGTGATAGGCAAGGACGGTTGGCTCTTCACTCCCTATGAATTCGCTACCGAAGCCGACAAGGTCGATACCGAAGCCAGCCTTTCCATGCTGCAGAAAGCCCATGCGTTGTTTGCGCAGCGGGGCATCGCGATGGTGCTGGTGCTCATTCCACACAAGATTCGTGTGTACGCGCACCATCTGCCCGATGACAAACCCTTGGACGCATACACCGCGCAGAAATATGACTACGCTGTGCAGACGCTGCGTGCAGGGGGGGTGCCCGTCGTGGACCTGCACAAGCCCTTCTTGACGAGCCCCTTGCGTGACAGCGATACCCTCCTGTTTTTCAAGACGGATACGCACTGGACTCCAACAGGGGCGATGCTGGCTGCCGAGAGAGTCCGAGCGACTTTCGACGCCGACCCCGCCTTGCGCGCAGCCTTGGCGGCGACTCCGCCTGCCCCATTCCTTCTCCACCGGGATGCCAAACCGCGAGCCAGCCGCACGCGGGATCTGGCGCGTTTGCTTCCTGCTGGAACCACTGCACCGCCTATCGAAAGAATCCTGTACTACCGCGTAGAGCGGGAAGGGGGGGCGGGAACAGCCAATGCAGACCCCTTGGCAGCGGCATCTACTGTCGCCATCACGGCCATTGGAAGCAGCTTCACCTTTTCAGGCACGGGGTACCCGGACGCCTTGCGCTATACCCTGCAGCGCGATGTGCTCGACATCTCGCTCCCTACTGACCAAGGCCCTTGGTATGGGATGGATCAATACCTGCGTGACGCTTCTTTTCGGGAAACGCCGCCCAAGATCATCTTGTGGGAAATCCCGGAGCGAGAGTTGCGTTCTCCGCCCAACTATCCTTTCCGTGATCCGCGCTATATCGTGGACAACGCCAAATGGCTGGAATCGCTCACGGAACTATTGCGCCCCCAAGGCGCTGCGGTTCGCTGA
- a CDS encoding DUF4397 domain-containing protein — protein sequence MLHLSHPQRIVSWICCALLGSTGAQAQPAGQLYDPVPPADSAYLRYVLSAVQGSLEVSLGDAVHGVDAQKVSAYRIVRAGSHRVGVRAAGSRSPYRYIDVELTPSGATTLVFPDAAGSQPPLRFQDQANTNRLKARITLYHLADKAGPVHLQAGTRTVFSNVAFGKTASMQVNPVSVTFDAMDAGNPTNKLATASVSLQQGGTYSLFLLPGTLHPTLLTLQNQTERYTPKP from the coding sequence ATGCTGCACCTCTCTCATCCTCAACGTATCGTTTCGTGGATCTGCTGCGCGCTGCTTGGCAGCACCGGTGCCCAGGCCCAGCCTGCGGGCCAGCTCTACGACCCCGTACCCCCAGCAGACTCTGCCTACCTGCGCTATGTGTTGTCTGCGGTGCAAGGCTCGCTGGAAGTCAGCCTGGGCGATGCCGTGCATGGGGTCGATGCCCAAAAGGTCAGCGCATACCGCATCGTCCGGGCTGGTAGTCACCGCGTGGGGGTACGTGCTGCGGGTTCACGTAGCCCCTACCGGTATATCGATGTGGAACTCACTCCCTCTGGCGCGACGACGCTGGTATTTCCGGATGCTGCAGGGAGTCAACCTCCCTTGCGTTTTCAGGATCAGGCCAATACCAACAGGCTCAAGGCACGTATCACGCTATACCACTTGGCCGATAAGGCAGGCCCTGTGCATCTGCAAGCAGGTACCCGAACGGTGTTTTCCAACGTTGCATTCGGCAAGACGGCCAGCATGCAGGTCAACCCGGTTTCGGTCACTTTCGACGCCATGGATGCCGGGAACCCGACCAACAAACTTGCTACGGCATCCGTTTCCTTGCAGCAGGGGGGCACCTACAGCTTATTCCTGCTGCCCGGTACGCTACACCCCACTTTGTTGACTTTGCAAAACCAGACAGAACGCTATACCCCCAAGCCCTGA
- a CDS encoding polysaccharide deacetylase family protein, whose translation MKNRFLLLLTLWWIVVSTAGCSLLPASRSAPTAAAAAAQRAASAPKSAQHNAEDLFLPASALEEPVPTATLPRSPAFDPDRLLPRFGAARMDQVLLYTSAANAVWMRAAGLDPAQAPKLWEGFLRKYKIPYRKLSVVSQLAQAPVGTLVLPSQVALDAQERDAILAYRQRGGSVFATWLAGTRSPDGKWLGLGFLRDTLGVTLLGDTRDDDTMFFLTLYGDSPVTHHLSAGARVWLPRTPGWYPLRLAGAPAAAHMMDWGRSFEAHTPGGPILYDEKRYESGHLSRSVVWGVPEAVWGGADARFLEAILHNGLLWTLRQPDAYLATWPYPYRSAFVVAIEGHDGVTDVDIDFARMLRKSGLRATYYLPSEELDAPEVVETMQSILADGFHEFAYYGDHLKGFARQTPEVQAERLEAMRDAVRKAGLPVEKDAGFRVPFESYDVHTSALLAQMGFGHQLAFMDVTDACVPKIAPTNLMGPKPAIPLVFLPRTLMGLEDWLLDNPDTGVDDFFTMLDRNDRMGGLSIVTLPTASMVPAEQLRLFFSTAQAMPPEVWRAQAGQVARWWTQREQTSVRIEPIVSAASRLQSSMLQLIVTVPEGATYSPAVYLHLPSPDVTARLSPVASSTPTPAIHTVDPWRVAVSLEGIPPGTHRWNLDFPLHREVFSIH comes from the coding sequence ATGAAAAACCGTTTTCTGCTTCTTCTGACCCTGTGGTGGATTGTCGTATCCACGGCGGGTTGTTCTCTCCTCCCTGCTTCCCGCAGTGCCCCAACGGCTGCCGCCGCTGCCGCGCAACGAGCGGCGTCGGCACCCAAGTCTGCGCAGCACAACGCGGAGGACTTGTTTTTGCCTGCCTCGGCGCTGGAGGAACCCGTGCCTACAGCAACGCTGCCGCGTTCCCCAGCCTTCGATCCAGACCGCTTGCTACCCCGCTTCGGCGCTGCACGGATGGATCAGGTGCTGCTGTACACCTCTGCCGCCAACGCGGTATGGATGCGTGCCGCAGGGCTCGACCCTGCGCAGGCGCCCAAGCTTTGGGAAGGGTTCCTGCGCAAATACAAGATTCCGTATCGCAAGCTCTCTGTGGTCTCGCAGCTTGCCCAGGCGCCGGTGGGGACGCTGGTGCTTCCGTCCCAGGTCGCTCTCGACGCGCAGGAGCGCGACGCAATCCTGGCGTACCGGCAACGTGGGGGCAGCGTATTCGCCACATGGCTGGCCGGTACCCGTTCGCCGGATGGGAAATGGCTGGGGCTGGGTTTTTTGCGCGATACCTTGGGCGTAACCTTGCTTGGCGATACCCGGGATGACGACACCATGTTTTTTCTGACCCTGTATGGTGATTCCCCCGTCACCCACCATCTCTCTGCGGGAGCGCGCGTGTGGCTGCCACGCACTCCGGGGTGGTACCCGCTACGGTTAGCGGGCGCACCCGCTGCGGCGCACATGATGGATTGGGGACGATCCTTCGAGGCACACACCCCGGGAGGTCCTATTCTGTATGACGAAAAGCGCTACGAATCCGGGCACCTATCTCGTTCCGTGGTGTGGGGTGTTCCAGAAGCAGTTTGGGGCGGAGCCGATGCGCGTTTCCTCGAAGCCATCCTCCACAATGGCTTGTTGTGGACGTTGCGCCAGCCCGATGCCTACTTGGCAACGTGGCCCTATCCCTATCGCAGTGCTTTTGTCGTCGCGATCGAAGGGCACGATGGTGTGACCGATGTGGACATCGACTTTGCGCGCATGTTGCGGAAATCGGGTCTGCGTGCCACGTACTACCTGCCCAGCGAAGAATTGGATGCTCCGGAAGTTGTCGAGACGATGCAATCGATTCTTGCCGACGGGTTCCATGAGTTTGCCTACTATGGCGATCACCTCAAGGGCTTTGCGCGGCAGACCCCCGAAGTGCAGGCCGAGCGGTTGGAAGCGATGCGCGATGCTGTTCGCAAAGCTGGGTTGCCCGTGGAAAAGGATGCGGGGTTTCGTGTGCCGTTCGAGTCTTACGATGTACATACCAGCGCGCTGCTGGCCCAAATGGGGTTTGGCCACCAACTTGCTTTTATGGATGTGACCGATGCCTGCGTTCCGAAAATCGCTCCCACTAACCTCATGGGGCCTAAGCCTGCTATCCCGCTGGTGTTTCTGCCCAGAACCCTGATGGGGCTGGAAGATTGGCTGCTTGACAACCCAGATACCGGCGTGGATGATTTCTTCACGATGCTCGACCGCAATGACCGCATGGGTGGGCTGTCGATCGTGACCCTGCCTACCGCATCCATGGTACCGGCTGAACAGCTTCGGCTGTTTTTCTCGACGGCCCAAGCCATGCCTCCCGAGGTATGGCGTGCGCAGGCAGGGCAAGTTGCGAGATGGTGGACGCAGCGGGAGCAAACCTCGGTGCGTATCGAACCTATCGTCTCTGCTGCAAGCAGGCTTCAATCAAGCATGCTCCAACTCATTGTGACGGTACCCGAAGGGGCGACATACAGTCCTGCCGTGTATCTTCATCTTCCCAGCCCGGATGTGACTGCAAGACTGTCCCCGGTGGCATCTTCCACGCCTACTCCAGCGATCCACACTGTCGATCCGTGGCGGGTGGCGGTATCGCTGGAAGGCATTCCGCCCGGTACGCACCGCTGGAACCTGGACTTTCCCCTCCATCGCGAGGTTTTTTCCATCCACTGA